A region of the Amycolatopsis sp. cg13 genome:
GTGCAAGGATTTCGCGGAGACCTCGGTCGTCGCCCGCGTCGACGGTGAGCCAGTCGGATTCGTGATCGCTTACCGAAGGCCGTCCGCACCGGACGCCGCGCTCGTGTGGCAGGTCGCCGTCGACGCGTCGCAACGCGGAAAAGGCCTGGCCGGACAGTTGCTGGACAGCCTGTACACGCGTCTGGTCGGCGAGGGCGTGCGGTACCTGGAAACCACGATCACTCCGGACAACCAGGCGTCGATCCGGCTCTTCGAGTCGTTCGCGAAGCGCTGGAACGCGGATCTGGAACACCGCCGGTTGTTCGAAGTCGCTGATTTTCCGCAGGGGGAGGCGCACGAACCCGAGGATCTTTACCGCATCGGGCCGTTGCGCCGCTAATAACCCGTCAATTTCGCCGAGTAGGA
Encoded here:
- the ectA gene encoding diaminobutyrate acetyltransferase, coding for MSGKHLIESPTKADGAALWRIARDSQKLDLNSPYAYLLWCKDFAETSVVARVDGEPVGFVIAYRRPSAPDAALVWQVAVDASQRGKGLAGQLLDSLYTRLVGEGVRYLETTITPDNQASIRLFESFAKRWNADLEHRRLFEVADFPQGEAHEPEDLYRIGPLRR